In Bradyrhizobium lablabi, one DNA window encodes the following:
- a CDS encoding ABC transporter substrate-binding protein, which yields MAVLDRRALLAGGATAGIAALAGLRVAHADETPGVTATEIKIGSTTSLSGPVSALGVQARCQEAYFRMLNEQGGIAGHQIKYIYYDDAFNPAKTVEQTRRLIESDNVAFLFNMLGTAPNSAVVKYINAAKVPHLFLSVNGDKWGDYESYPWTMGFAPSARIEAQVFAKYALSQNPNAKFAVLFQNDDLGKDFVHGLRDVLGARFDTQAAAVSHEVTDPTIDSQMVSLRAGNADVLISGTTAKFAAQSIRKIYELGWKPMHFVTSGAASISSTINPVGPEKAQGVITSAYLKDASDPAWADDAGIKDFLKFMATYFSDGNPKEAYNLYAYTVAMVLRKVLEQCNGNFARENIMRQANSLKDVEIPTLLPGIRVNTSPTNHHPLQQIQLQRLEGAGWVRFGEVIEGANL from the coding sequence ATGGCCGTGCTCGATCGACGCGCGTTGCTGGCCGGTGGCGCAACCGCAGGCATCGCCGCCCTTGCCGGCCTTCGCGTCGCGCACGCCGACGAGACCCCAGGCGTTACCGCAACCGAGATCAAAATAGGCAGCACCACCTCGCTGAGCGGGCCGGTGTCGGCGTTGGGTGTGCAGGCGCGATGCCAGGAAGCCTATTTCCGGATGCTCAATGAGCAGGGCGGCATCGCGGGCCATCAGATAAAATACATCTATTATGACGACGCCTTTAATCCGGCAAAGACCGTCGAGCAGACGCGGCGGCTGATCGAAAGCGATAATGTCGCCTTCCTGTTCAACATGCTCGGAACCGCACCCAACTCCGCAGTCGTGAAGTACATCAATGCCGCAAAAGTCCCGCATCTGTTTTTGTCGGTGAACGGCGACAAATGGGGCGACTACGAGAGCTATCCCTGGACCATGGGCTTTGCGCCGAGTGCCCGGATCGAAGCGCAGGTGTTTGCCAAATACGCGCTCAGCCAGAATCCGAACGCGAAATTCGCGGTGTTGTTCCAGAACGACGATTTGGGCAAGGATTTTGTCCACGGCTTGCGCGATGTGCTGGGCGCGCGATTTGACACCCAGGCGGCGGCAGTATCGCACGAAGTTACCGACCCCACCATCGATTCGCAGATGGTGTCGTTACGCGCCGGCAACGCGGATGTGCTGATCTCGGGGACCACGGCGAAATTTGCCGCGCAATCGATCCGGAAAATCTATGAGCTCGGCTGGAAGCCGATGCATTTTGTCACCAGCGGCGCGGCATCGATCTCTTCCACCATCAATCCGGTCGGGCCGGAGAAGGCGCAAGGCGTGATCACGTCGGCCTATCTGAAAGACGCATCCGATCCCGCCTGGGCCGACGATGCCGGCATCAAGGATTTCCTGAAATTCATGGCGACATATTTCAGCGATGGCAATCCGAAGGAAGCCTATAACCTTTATGCCTACACGGTCGCCATGGTGCTGCGGAAAGTGCTCGAGCAATGCAACGGCAATTTTGCGCGTGAAAATATCATGCGTCAGGCCAACAGTCTGAAGGACGTCGAGATTCCCACGCTGCTGCCGGGCATTCGCGTCAACACCAGTCCCACCAATCACCACCCGCTGCAGCAAATCCAGTTGCAGCGGCTGGAGGGCGCGGGCTGGGTCAGGTTCGGCGAGGTGATCGAGGGGGCGAATTTGTGA
- a CDS encoding 3-keto-5-aminohexanoate cleavage protein: MSNKAVITCALNGVLTDPKQHHVPVTPEEMAREAKAAFNAGASVMHIHLRQQAPGKGHLPSWEVSVSRDIQQAIREACPGVIINHTTGTSGPNYQGALDCVRETKPEMAACNAGSLNYLKVKADNSWAWPPMMFDNSVEKVQDYLDVMKQADTIPEFECFDVGIVRCVGMYRQTGMYSGPLEYNFVMGVASGMPADPELLPILLKLKAPEAHWQVTAIGRAEIWPLHQRCADLGGHLRTGLEDTFYLANGAKVTSNGQLIEAIAACARRAGREIASPAEARKIFGIRH, from the coding sequence ATGAGCAACAAGGCCGTCATCACCTGCGCGCTGAATGGCGTGCTGACCGACCCGAAACAGCATCACGTTCCGGTAACGCCGGAAGAAATGGCGCGCGAGGCGAAAGCAGCATTCAACGCCGGCGCCAGCGTGATGCATATCCATCTGCGCCAGCAGGCGCCGGGCAAGGGCCATTTGCCGTCGTGGGAAGTCAGTGTCTCCCGCGACATCCAGCAGGCGATCCGCGAGGCTTGTCCTGGCGTGATCATCAACCACACCACCGGCACATCAGGGCCGAACTATCAGGGCGCGCTCGATTGCGTGCGCGAAACAAAGCCCGAGATGGCCGCCTGCAACGCGGGCTCGCTGAATTATCTCAAGGTGAAGGCCGACAACTCTTGGGCCTGGCCGCCGATGATGTTCGATAATTCGGTCGAGAAGGTGCAGGACTATCTCGACGTCATGAAGCAGGCGGATACGATCCCCGAATTCGAATGTTTCGATGTCGGCATCGTGCGTTGCGTCGGGATGTACCGGCAGACCGGCATGTATTCCGGTCCGCTGGAATATAATTTTGTGATGGGCGTTGCCTCGGGCATGCCGGCCGATCCGGAATTGCTGCCGATTTTGCTGAAGCTGAAAGCGCCGGAAGCGCATTGGCAGGTCACCGCGATCGGCCGCGCCGAAATCTGGCCGCTGCACCAGCGCTGCGCTGATCTGGGCGGCCATCTGCGCACCGGTCTGGAAGACACGTTCTATCTCGCCAACGGTGCCAAGGTGACGTCTAACGGGCAGTTGATCGAGGCGATCGCCGCGTGTGCGCGGCGGGCCGGGCGCGAGATCGCGAGCCCGGCAGAGGCGCGGAAGATTTTTGGGATCAGGCACTAG
- a CDS encoding acetyl/propionyl/methylcrotonyl-CoA carboxylase subunit alpha produces the protein MRNGSTKATVFHKILIANRGEIARRIMRTARRLGYGVVAVYSDADRDALHVREADEAVRIGEALPAQSYLRIDAIIAAAKAGGADALHPGYGFLAENEAFAQACRDAGLVFIGPSPEAIKAMGNKAAAKAIMQAAGVPCVPGYQGADQGDAVMLAEARKIGFPVMIKAVAGGGGRGMRLVADAAAFPDALRSARSEAQSAFGDPTVILERAIVDPRHIEIQVFGDRYGNAIHLGERDCSVQRRHQKLIEEAPSPAVSPTLRERMGAVAVNAIKSLAYEGAGTLEFLLDQSGEFYFMEMNTRLQVEHPVTEAITGLDLVELQLRMASGEPLGLRQQDIKLSGHAIEVRLCSEDVAHDFMPQSGKMALWQMPEEIRAEHALQSGFEIPPFYDSMIAKLISHAATRHEARRRLIHGLEQTVAFGVTTNQAFLAACLRHPAFAAGEATTAFIGKHRDGLLALSKETPSDIALAALLLYVSDPHAPPWRSGRTLAATFPLPLRIELNGSIHDLEIVRERDGGYVASLDGGEHRFEIDELGRDSIRFRSNGLMESARFFRDADRLYILHRGVTFAVRDLTLAAPVAAAAAGSDGKVRAAMNGRVVAVLVKPGERVAAGQPVMTLEAMKMEHVHAATIAGTISAIDVAEGEQVTTGKIVVEIEASEGAA, from the coding sequence ATGAGAAATGGGTCGACGAAGGCTACCGTCTTTCACAAGATACTGATCGCCAATCGCGGCGAGATCGCGCGGCGGATCATGCGCACCGCGCGGCGTCTCGGCTATGGGGTGGTCGCGGTCTACTCCGACGCCGACCGCGATGCGTTGCATGTGCGTGAGGCGGATGAAGCGGTGCGTATCGGCGAGGCGTTGCCGGCGCAATCCTATTTGCGGATTGATGCGATCATCGCGGCGGCAAAAGCCGGTGGAGCCGACGCGCTTCATCCCGGCTATGGCTTTCTCGCCGAGAACGAAGCGTTCGCGCAAGCTTGCCGCGACGCGGGTTTGGTGTTCATCGGGCCGTCGCCGGAAGCGATCAAGGCGATGGGTAACAAGGCCGCTGCGAAAGCGATCATGCAGGCCGCCGGCGTGCCCTGCGTGCCCGGCTATCAGGGCGCGGACCAAGGCGACGCCGTGATGCTCGCCGAGGCCAGGAAAATCGGCTTTCCGGTCATGATAAAAGCCGTCGCCGGCGGCGGCGGGCGCGGCATGCGGCTGGTCGCGGATGCGGCCGCATTTCCCGATGCCCTGCGCAGCGCGCGATCGGAGGCGCAGAGCGCATTCGGCGATCCGACCGTGATCCTGGAGCGCGCGATTGTCGATCCCCGCCACATCGAAATCCAGGTGTTCGGCGACCGCTACGGCAACGCCATCCATCTCGGCGAGCGCGATTGCTCGGTGCAGCGGCGGCATCAGAAATTGATCGAAGAAGCTCCGTCGCCAGCGGTTTCGCCAACGCTGAGGGAGCGGATGGGCGCCGTCGCGGTCAACGCGATTAAATCGCTAGCCTATGAGGGCGCCGGCACCCTGGAATTCCTGCTCGATCAAAGCGGCGAATTCTATTTTATGGAAATGAATACGCGGCTGCAGGTCGAGCATCCCGTGACCGAGGCGATCACCGGGCTCGATCTCGTCGAATTGCAATTGCGCATGGCGAGCGGCGAGCCGCTCGGACTGCGGCAGCAGGACATCAAACTTTCCGGTCATGCCATTGAAGTGCGATTATGCTCGGAGGATGTGGCGCACGATTTCATGCCGCAATCCGGAAAAATGGCGCTGTGGCAGATGCCGGAAGAAATCCGCGCCGAGCATGCGTTGCAATCCGGCTTTGAAATTCCGCCGTTTTACGATTCGATGATCGCGAAGCTGATCAGCCACGCTGCCACCCGCCACGAGGCGCGACGCAGGCTGATCCACGGCCTCGAACAAACCGTCGCCTTCGGCGTGACCACCAATCAGGCGTTTCTCGCCGCCTGCCTGCGGCATCCTGCGTTCGCGGCGGGGGAAGCGACGACCGCGTTCATTGGGAAACATCGCGACGGGCTGCTGGCGCTGAGCAAGGAGACGCCTTCTGATATCGCACTCGCAGCACTATTGCTTTATGTCAGCGATCCCCATGCGCCGCCGTGGCGGAGCGGGCGAACGCTGGCGGCGACGTTTCCGCTTCCGCTTCGCATTGAGCTAAACGGCAGCATTCATGATCTCGAAATCGTGCGCGAGCGCGACGGCGGCTATGTTGCAAGCCTCGATGGCGGCGAGCATCGGTTCGAGATCGACGAACTCGGCCGCGACAGCATTCGTTTCCGCAGCAACGGCTTGATGGAATCGGCGAGATTCTTTCGCGATGCCGACAGGCTTTACATCCTGCACCGCGGCGTCACGTTTGCGGTCCGCGATCTCACGCTAGCGGCGCCGGTCGCCGCGGCGGCCGCCGGCAGCGACGGCAAAGTCCGCGCCGCAATGAATGGCCGGGTCGTCGCGGTTCTGGTCAAGCCGGGCGAGCGCGTCGCGGCGGGGCAGCCTGTCATGACGCTGGAAGCCATGAAGATGGAGCATGTTCATGCGGCGACGATCGCCGGGACGATTTCCGCTATCGATGTTGCGGAAGGCGAACAGGTGACGACGGGGAAGATCGTTGTCGAGATCGAGGCGAGCGAGGGGGCGGCGTGA
- a CDS encoding AMP-binding protein, which translates to MTNLAATGGVPGPGRIGRVAIGDLLKRAAARFPDRVAVTDGERRVTFTEIEHDANRFANYLVSRGLKPGEKISTICNNSVEFVKALFGIHRAGLVWVPINTMLGPADMDFILDHAEVNFALIDDNLHAQPDRRAALQKRGIDLIAVDLTGTAAAQGLENFNDLIKGQSDIEPEIDFDDRDLAMIIYTSGTTSRPKGAMHCHLAVVMAVMSNAIEMKLDRNDGVTGQFPLFHCAGHVLLLSYLSVGGRMALMRGFDPLVCMEAIVRDKLTVFVGLSLMYQAILDHPRRKEFDLSGLKTCIYTMAPMGRPLLERAIADMCPNFVLTSGQTEMYPATTMSRPEVQLDRFGNYWGESLIVNETAIMDDNGNLLPRGQAGELVHRGPNVMLGYYKDPKATGEARKFGWHHTGDLALIDENGEVLFLDRKKDMIKSGGENVASVKIEETLLAHPAVQNAAVVGLPHPQWGEAVSAFVKLKPGASADEAGIMEHCRKHLGGFQVPKLVRILDEMPMTATGKLRKVELRQAYSDHFAKKSA; encoded by the coding sequence ATGACCAATCTCGCGGCAACCGGCGGCGTGCCGGGTCCCGGCCGCATCGGACGGGTGGCGATCGGCGATCTCCTGAAGCGCGCGGCGGCGCGCTTTCCGGATCGGGTCGCCGTCACCGATGGCGAGCGGCGCGTCACCTTCACCGAAATCGAGCACGACGCCAATCGCTTTGCCAACTACCTGGTGTCGCGGGGCCTGAAACCCGGCGAGAAGATTTCGACCATCTGCAACAACTCGGTCGAATTCGTCAAAGCGCTGTTCGGCATTCATCGCGCGGGCCTGGTCTGGGTGCCCATCAACACCATGCTAGGCCCCGCCGACATGGATTTTATCCTCGACCACGCCGAAGTGAATTTTGCGCTGATCGACGACAATCTGCATGCGCAACCCGATCGCCGCGCGGCGCTGCAAAAACGCGGCATCGATCTGATCGCGGTTGACCTGACCGGCACGGCCGCCGCACAGGGTCTGGAAAATTTCAATGACCTGATAAAGGGCCAATCCGACATCGAGCCGGAGATCGATTTCGACGACCGCGATCTCGCGATGATCATCTATACCTCGGGCACCACCTCGCGGCCGAAAGGCGCGATGCATTGCCACCTCGCCGTCGTCATGGCGGTGATGAGCAACGCCATCGAGATGAAGCTCGACCGCAATGACGGCGTCACCGGGCAGTTCCCGCTGTTCCATTGTGCGGGGCACGTGTTGCTGCTGAGTTACCTCTCGGTCGGCGGACGCATGGCGCTGATGCGCGGCTTCGATCCGCTGGTCTGCATGGAAGCGATCGTGCGCGACAAGCTCACGGTGTTCGTTGGGTTATCGCTGATGTACCAGGCAATTCTCGATCATCCGCGCCGCAAGGAGTTTGATCTGTCTGGCCTGAAAACCTGCATCTACACCATGGCGCCGATGGGCCGCCCGCTATTGGAGCGCGCCATCGCCGACATGTGTCCGAATTTCGTGCTGACCAGCGGCCAGACCGAAATGTATCCGGCCACCACGATGTCGCGCCCCGAGGTGCAGCTCGATCGCTTCGGCAATTACTGGGGCGAATCGCTGATCGTGAACGAAACCGCGATCATGGACGATAACGGCAATCTGCTGCCGCGGGGCCAGGCCGGTGAGCTCGTGCATCGCGGGCCGAATGTGATGCTGGGTTACTACAAGGATCCGAAAGCGACGGGAGAGGCGCGCAAATTCGGCTGGCACCACACCGGCGACCTCGCACTGATCGACGAGAATGGCGAAGTCCTGTTCCTCGACCGCAAGAAGGACATGATCAAATCCGGCGGCGAGAATGTCGCCTCCGTCAAGATCGAGGAGACGCTGCTCGCCCATCCCGCCGTGCAAAACGCCGCCGTGGTCGGCCTGCCGCATCCGCAATGGGGCGAGGCGGTATCGGCGTTCGTCAAGCTGAAGCCTGGCGCGTCAGCGGATGAGGCCGGGATCATGGAGCATTGCAGAAAACATCTCGGGGGCTTCCAGGTGCCAAAACTGGTCAGGATTTTAGATGAAATGCCGATGACCGCGACAGGAAAACTGCGCAAGGTAGAACTGCGTCAGGCCTACAGCGATCACTTTGCGAAGAAGAGCGCGTAG
- a CDS encoding ABC transporter permease, with product MDAINYDSELKRAGANATRGWRRLVFLAQRHVLGAIGFCIMVLFVWAAASADLICRYDPLSVDSAHALLRPDARHWMGTDSFGRDVWSRIIHGARISLAVGIGSTALGSSIGVMIGLASGYLSGWVDLVFQRVTDILQALPLLVLALVMTAALGPSLPNVILAIAIPLIPTVARVIRANTLALRELPFVEAAKSIGMSEMRIALRHVLPNTLAPLIVLATAQLGSTILTEASLSFLGLGIPEPYPSWGRMLSESAAEYVRTAPWLVIFPGIAISLAVFGTNLFGDALRDILDPRQRG from the coding sequence TTGGACGCGATCAACTACGACAGCGAATTGAAGCGCGCCGGCGCCAACGCGACGCGTGGGTGGCGCCGGCTGGTGTTTTTGGCGCAACGCCATGTGCTCGGTGCGATCGGCTTCTGCATCATGGTGCTGTTCGTGTGGGCGGCGGCATCGGCCGACCTGATCTGCCGCTACGATCCGCTGTCTGTTGATTCCGCGCATGCGCTACTGCGTCCCGACGCGCGGCACTGGATGGGGACGGACTCCTTTGGCCGCGACGTCTGGAGCCGGATCATTCATGGCGCGCGCATTTCGCTCGCGGTCGGCATCGGCTCGACCGCGCTCGGCTCTTCGATCGGCGTGATGATCGGCCTTGCCTCGGGCTATCTCTCCGGCTGGGTCGACCTGGTGTTCCAGCGGGTGACCGATATCTTGCAGGCACTGCCGCTGTTGGTGCTCGCACTTGTGATGACCGCGGCGCTTGGGCCATCGCTGCCGAATGTCATCCTCGCGATCGCGATTCCCCTGATCCCGACGGTTGCCCGCGTCATTCGCGCCAACACATTGGCGCTGCGCGAGCTGCCGTTCGTCGAAGCGGCGAAATCGATCGGTATGAGCGAAATGCGGATTGCGCTGCGTCATGTGCTGCCCAATACGCTGGCGCCGTTGATCGTGCTGGCAACCGCCCAACTCGGCTCGACCATCCTCACCGAGGCCTCGCTGTCGTTCCTTGGCCTCGGCATTCCCGAGCCGTATCCGTCATGGGGCCGCATGCTGTCGGAATCGGCGGCCGAATATGTCCGCACTGCGCCATGGCTTGTGATTTTCCCGGGGATTGCGATCAGCCTTGCGGTGTTCGGCACCAATCTGTTCGGCGACGCGCTGCGCGACATCCTCGATCCAAGGCAGCGCGGCTGA
- a CDS encoding acyl-CoA carboxylase subunit beta, translating into MAVIENTIAPGSDAYKANRDGMLALIARMRALEERTRAASAAAKDRFHKRGQLLPRERVALVLDPGSPFIELMTLAGYMFDVSDADKSIPGGGAIAGIGFVAGVRCMVSASDSGIDAGALQPFGLDKTLRVQELALENKLPYVQLVESAGANLLRYRVEDFVRGGNIFRNLALLSAAGLPVVTVTHGSSTAGGAYQTGLSDYIVMVRGRTRAFLAGPPLLKAATGEIATEEELGGAEMHTSISGLGDYLAEDDRDALRIARDIMANLEWDRPARVLSSHRPPRYDPEELLGIMPMDHKRPVDMRQAIARFIDDSDFTEFGTNYGPATVCGHARIEGQAIGIITNNGPLDPDGANKATHFIQACCQSRTPLLYLNNTTGYMVGRAYEEAGMIKHGSKMIQAVTSATVPQITIYCGASFGAGNYGMCGRGFHPRFCFSWPNAKTAVMGGEQAAETMAIVTEAAAARRGKPIEKEKLDAMKAQIIGVFDGQMDVFSTSARVLDDGVIDPRDTRSILSEVLAICREAEARSPQRMQFSVARP; encoded by the coding sequence GTGGCTGTCATCGAAAACACCATCGCGCCCGGGAGCGACGCTTACAAGGCCAATCGCGACGGCATGCTGGCGCTGATTGCGCGGATGCGCGCTCTGGAAGAGCGGACGCGCGCGGCTTCCGCCGCGGCAAAAGACCGCTTTCACAAGCGCGGGCAATTGCTGCCGCGCGAGCGGGTGGCGCTGGTGCTCGATCCCGGTTCGCCCTTCATCGAATTGATGACGCTTGCGGGCTACATGTTCGACGTATCCGATGCCGACAAGAGCATCCCGGGCGGCGGCGCGATCGCCGGCATCGGCTTTGTCGCGGGCGTCCGCTGCATGGTCAGCGCCAGTGATTCCGGCATCGATGCCGGCGCGCTGCAACCGTTCGGTCTCGACAAGACGCTGCGGGTGCAGGAATTGGCGTTGGAGAACAAGCTGCCCTACGTGCAGCTGGTCGAAAGCGCCGGCGCTAACCTATTGCGTTACCGCGTCGAGGATTTTGTCAGAGGCGGCAACATCTTTCGCAATCTGGCGCTTCTGTCGGCGGCGGGCCTGCCGGTGGTCACCGTCACGCATGGTTCGTCGACCGCAGGTGGCGCCTATCAGACGGGATTATCCGATTACATCGTGATGGTGCGGGGCCGCACCCGCGCGTTTCTCGCGGGGCCGCCACTGTTAAAAGCCGCGACCGGAGAGATCGCTACCGAAGAGGAACTTGGCGGCGCCGAGATGCACACCAGCATTTCCGGGCTTGGCGATTATCTCGCCGAGGACGACCGCGACGCGCTGCGGATCGCGCGCGACATCATGGCAAATCTGGAGTGGGATCGGCCGGCGAGGGTTTTGTCTTCGCATCGTCCGCCGCGTTACGATCCGGAAGAACTTTTGGGCATCATGCCGATGGACCACAAGCGGCCGGTCGATATGCGGCAAGCGATCGCGCGCTTCATCGACGATTCCGATTTCACCGAGTTCGGCACCAATTACGGTCCCGCCACCGTATGCGGCCACGCCCGCATCGAGGGCCAGGCGATCGGCATCATCACCAATAACGGCCCGCTCGATCCCGATGGCGCCAACAAGGCGACGCATTTCATCCAGGCCTGCTGCCAGTCGCGCACGCCGCTGCTTTATCTGAACAACACCACCGGCTACATGGTAGGCCGAGCTTACGAAGAAGCCGGCATGATCAAGCACGGCTCGAAGATGATCCAGGCCGTGACCTCGGCCACCGTGCCGCAGATCACGATCTATTGCGGCGCGTCGTTCGGCGCCGGCAATTACGGCATGTGCGGGCGCGGCTTTCATCCGCGCTTTTGCTTCTCATGGCCTAACGCCAAGACCGCCGTGATGGGCGGCGAGCAGGCCGCCGAAACCATGGCGATCGTGACGGAAGCTGCCGCGGCGCGGCGCGGCAAGCCCATCGAAAAGGAAAAATTGGATGCGATGAAGGCGCAGATCATCGGCGTGTTCGACGGCCAGATGGACGTGTTTTCCACCAGCGCGCGGGTGCTCGACGACGGCGTGATCGATCCGCGCGACACCCGCAGCATCTTGTCGGAAGTGCTCGCAATCTGCCGCGAGGCCGAGGCGCGCTCCCCGCAGCGCATGCAGTTTTCGGTGGCGCGGCCATGA
- a CDS encoding ABC transporter ATP-binding protein → MSEAEREATVLDVKGLQTVFFTNSGLFRAVDDVSFTVRRGETLAIVGESGCGKSVTALSIMRLVPNPPGKIVGGAIVLEGTDLLGLDEDKMREVRGNRISMIFQEPMTSLNPVMRIGDQITEAVHLHRTMTHKAAWDQAVEMLRLVRIPEPERRAREYPHQLSGGMRQRAMIAMALACRPALLIADEPTTALDVTIQAQILALVLELQQELGMGLILITHDLGVVAQTAQRVIVMYAGKKVEEANVEDLFSNPRHPYTRGLMASIPAVPSLGGNADVRLVEIPGMVPSLTRLPKGCAFAPRCGLAIARCREEYPPLESVAADHLAACWRAAEIASAS, encoded by the coding sequence ATGAGCGAGGCTGAGAGAGAAGCAACCGTGCTCGACGTGAAGGGCCTGCAGACGGTGTTCTTCACGAACTCCGGGCTGTTTCGGGCGGTCGACGACGTCTCGTTCACTGTTCGTCGCGGCGAGACGCTTGCCATCGTCGGCGAGTCCGGCTGCGGCAAGAGTGTGACGGCGCTTTCGATCATGCGGCTCGTGCCCAACCCTCCGGGCAAGATCGTCGGTGGCGCGATCGTGCTCGAAGGGACTGACCTTCTCGGACTCGACGAAGACAAGATGCGCGAGGTCAGGGGCAATCGCATCTCCATGATTTTTCAGGAGCCGATGACCTCGCTCAATCCGGTGATGCGGATCGGCGACCAGATCACGGAGGCCGTCCACCTGCATCGGACGATGACGCATAAGGCAGCCTGGGACCAGGCCGTCGAGATGCTGCGCCTCGTCAGAATCCCGGAGCCCGAGCGGCGGGCGCGGGAATATCCGCACCAGCTCTCCGGCGGAATGCGCCAGCGCGCGATGATCGCGATGGCGCTGGCCTGCCGGCCGGCGCTGTTGATCGCAGACGAGCCGACCACCGCGCTCGATGTCACCATCCAGGCGCAAATTCTGGCGCTGGTGCTCGAGCTGCAGCAAGAGCTCGGCATGGGGCTGATCCTGATCACCCACGACCTCGGCGTGGTCGCCCAGACCGCGCAGCGTGTCATCGTGATGTATGCCGGCAAGAAGGTCGAGGAGGCCAATGTCGAAGACTTGTTCAGCAATCCCAGGCATCCCTACACGCGCGGCCTGATGGCCTCGATCCCCGCGGTGCCTTCGCTCGGCGGAAACGCCGACGTGCGGCTGGTCGAGATCCCCGGCATGGTGCCGTCTCTGACGCGGCTGCCGAAGGGCTGCGCGTTCGCGCCACGATGCGGGCTCGCCATCGCGCGCTGCCGCGAGGAATATCCGCCGCTCGAAAGCGTTGCCGCCGATCATCTCGCGGCCTGCTGGCGTGCCGCCGAAATCGCGAGCGCGTCATGA
- a CDS encoding ABC transporter ATP-binding protein: protein MTDKPALLEISDLKKHYPVRSGILRRKVGTVHAVDGVSFAVGVGETLGLVGESGCGKSTVARSILRLVEPTGGSIRLNGLDITHLGKADLRPHRRAMQIVFQDPFASLNPRMTAGDIVGEPLIVHGLATGNAKRVRVAELFEQVGLRPDQMQNYPHQFSGGQRQRICIARALSLGPSLIVCDEPVSALDVSIQAQVINLLIDLQRKHQFSYLFIAHDLAVVAHISHRVAVMYLGRIVEIAEKRELFANPRHPYTQALLASVPVANPKTRRLAPLIDGDVPSPINPPPGCAFHTRCRYAMERCRVETPGLADVGAQHQVACWLNEGTGRALA from the coding sequence ATGACGGACAAACCCGCCTTGCTCGAAATATCGGACCTGAAAAAGCATTATCCGGTGCGAAGCGGCATCCTGCGCCGCAAGGTCGGCACCGTGCACGCCGTGGATGGCGTCAGTTTTGCTGTTGGCGTCGGGGAAACGCTCGGGCTGGTCGGCGAGTCCGGCTGCGGCAAATCGACAGTGGCGCGCAGCATCCTTCGTCTCGTCGAGCCGACTGGCGGCAGCATTCGGCTCAATGGTCTCGACATCACCCATCTCGGCAAGGCGGATTTGCGCCCACATCGACGTGCGATGCAGATCGTCTTTCAGGACCCGTTTGCTTCTCTCAATCCGCGCATGACCGCCGGCGATATCGTCGGCGAGCCGTTGATCGTTCATGGCCTGGCCACGGGTAACGCAAAGCGCGTGCGGGTTGCCGAACTGTTCGAGCAGGTAGGCTTGCGGCCGGACCAGATGCAAAACTACCCGCATCAATTCTCCGGCGGCCAGCGCCAGCGTATCTGCATTGCGCGGGCGCTGTCGCTGGGGCCGAGTCTCATTGTTTGTGATGAGCCGGTATCGGCGCTGGATGTTTCGATCCAGGCCCAGGTAATCAATCTCTTGATAGACCTGCAGCGCAAGCATCAGTTTTCCTATCTGTTCATCGCGCACGATCTCGCCGTCGTCGCCCACATCAGCCACCGCGTCGCGGTGATGTATCTCGGCCGCATTGTCGAGATCGCGGAGAAGCGGGAGCTGTTCGCCAATCCCCGCCATCCCTATACGCAGGCGCTGCTGGCCTCGGTTCCCGTAGCGAACCCCAAGACAAGGCGCCTCGCGCCGCTGATCGATGGCGACGTACCGAGCCCGATCAATCCGCCGCCTGGGTGTGCGTTTCACACGCGCTGCCGCTATGCGATGGAGCGCTGCAGGGTCGAGACGCCGGGGTTGGCTGACGTCGGAGCGCAGCATCAGGTAGCGTGTTGGCTGAATGAGGGGACGGGGCGCGCACTGGCCTAA